A stretch of the Bacillales bacterium genome encodes the following:
- a CDS encoding nitroreductase family protein, protein MIQNEIDRYRKASYDIDREFIERWSPRSFQEKEIPEALLFSLFEAAHWAPSAMNLQPWRFILARSEEDRKRFYSFVFDSNRAWCEKAPVLAIIVSKKTNDKGRDNRTHAFDTGAAWGFLTLQAYKKGLIVHGMGGFDKEAARKVLSIPKTYEIHAVAAIGYQDEKEKLPEKYQEREFPSERKPLKEIVFEGTWPKTNKD, encoded by the coding sequence ATCATACAAAACGAGATCGATCGTTACCGTAAGGCATCGTATGACATTGACCGGGAGTTCATTGAACGTTGGTCGCCCCGTTCTTTTCAAGAGAAAGAAATACCTGAAGCTTTGCTGTTCAGCTTATTCGAAGCGGCTCACTGGGCGCCGTCGGCGATGAATTTACAACCGTGGCGGTTCATTCTCGCGCGGTCGGAGGAAGATCGAAAACGATTTTATTCGTTTGTCTTCGACTCGAATCGCGCGTGGTGCGAGAAGGCACCGGTATTGGCAATAATCGTTTCGAAAAAAACGAATGACAAAGGAAGGGATAATCGAACTCACGCCTTTGATACGGGGGCAGCATGGGGATTCTTGACCCTTCAAGCTTATAAAAAAGGGTTGATCGTACATGGCATGGGCGGATTTGACAAAGAAGCAGCGCGCAAGGTCTTAAGCATCCCTAAAACTTATGAAATTCACGCTGTAGCCGCTATTGGCTATCAAGACGAAAAAGAAAAGCTTCCCGAGAAATATCAAGAGCGCGAATTCCCGTCCGAACGGAAACCGTTGAAGGAAATCGTATTTGAAGGAACTTGGCCGAAGACGAACAAAGACTGA
- a CDS encoding aspartyl-phosphate phosphatase Spo0E family protein: MLLEAIEKKRAQMIETAQVHGLHSKKVLQYSQELDKLIDLYQSQLQIQDKSPKRKFVLFKRKFCLKKRATTKANQPLELK; this comes from the coding sequence ATGTTGTTGGAAGCGATCGAAAAAAAACGTGCGCAAATGATTGAAACGGCGCAAGTTCATGGATTGCATTCAAAAAAAGTTTTGCAATACAGCCAAGAACTCGACAAACTAATCGACTTGTACCAGTCGCAACTACAAATACAGGACAAAAGTCCTAAAAGAAAGTTTGTTTTGTTTAAGCGCAAATTCTGCTTGAAGAAGCGTGCAACGACAAAGGCGAATCAACCGCTCGAACTCAAATAA
- a CDS encoding SOS response-associated peptidase, whose protein sequence is MCGRYTLFTNPILLGKRFNLINLDKIIIRPRYNIAPSQDVVAVISDGRENRAGMLKWGLVPVWAKDPKIGYKMINARAETVHEKPSYARLLKRRRCLIPADGFYEWKKIGSRKQPFHIRLKDGEPFAFAGLWDRWEREGEIIQSCTIITTEPNELMKDIHNRMPVILKKEHESAWLDPEMTDSNWIKTLLEPYPEDKMRAEEVSAAVGSPKNDDESLIEPLN, encoded by the coding sequence ATGTGCGGCAGATACACGCTTTTCACAAATCCGATTTTGCTTGGCAAACGATTTAATTTGATCAATCTTGACAAGATTATCATTCGTCCGCGATACAACATTGCGCCGAGTCAAGATGTCGTTGCGGTCATTTCTGATGGTCGCGAAAACCGTGCGGGCATGCTGAAATGGGGTCTCGTTCCTGTCTGGGCAAAGGATCCGAAAATCGGCTATAAAATGATCAACGCGCGGGCGGAGACGGTCCATGAAAAACCTTCTTATGCACGGCTGCTCAAACGGAGAAGATGCCTCATTCCCGCTGACGGCTTTTACGAATGGAAAAAGATTGGATCTCGGAAACAGCCGTTCCATATACGATTGAAAGACGGCGAACCTTTTGCTTTCGCAGGCCTTTGGGACCGTTGGGAGAGGGAAGGGGAAATCATTCAATCGTGTACGATTATAACAACCGAACCAAACGAATTAATGAAAGACATTCATAACCGGATGCCTGTGATTTTAAAAAAAGAACACGAATCCGCATGGCTCGATCCTGAGATGACGGACTCCAATTGGATAAAAACTTTGCTTGAGCCGTATCCCGAAGACAAAATGCGCGCTGAAGAAGTATCTGCGGCCGTCGGTTCGCCGAAAAACGACGACGAATCGCTCATAGAACCGCTCAACTAA
- a CDS encoding spore coat protein has protein sequence MDDERNKKGKKERLAWHETMELHEVVAATSHHLMLLKRTVNQVSDPELRQLYMEAINNYRRNLQQLLNFYNVGPYAPRESEEERKGDRGFFAGTLLGMAKNDVRMYAAAITETATPSLRNVFIQQLNGAIHFHYKVFLYMYRHGLYPAYDLAALRQGDVNLAQRALNM, from the coding sequence ATGGACGATGAACGGAACAAGAAGGGAAAAAAGGAAAGGCTCGCGTGGCATGAAACGATGGAGTTGCACGAGGTCGTCGCCGCCACATCCCATCATTTGATGTTATTAAAAAGAACAGTCAACCAAGTTTCCGATCCTGAACTGAGACAGCTTTATATGGAAGCGATCAACAACTACCGGCGCAACCTGCAGCAACTGCTTAACTTTTACAATGTGGGACCTTATGCACCGCGCGAATCGGAAGAAGAACGAAAAGGAGACCGAGGATTCTTCGCGGGAACTTTGCTCGGCATGGCCAAAAATGACGTTCGAATGTATGCGGCTGCGATAACGGAAACAGCAACCCCCTCGCTGCGCAATGTGTTTATCCAACAGCTCAACGGCGCGATTCACTTTCATTACAAAGTATTCTTGTATATGTACCGTCACGGGCTTTATCCGGCCTACGACCTTGCCGCTTTGCGACAAGGCGATGTCAACCTTGCCCAACGCGCATTAAACATGTAG
- the cbpB gene encoding cyclic-di-AMP-binding protein CbpB has translation MKKIQANDVYGSIQEWVVPAEKVANVQIGNPLDHALLVLIKTGYSAIPVLDSSSCLKGLISKTMILDFALGLERIEFDKLTNHQVEEVMRKDVPTVRENEAFLRALKLSIDSPFLCVINDSGYFQGILPRSAVLKFVNHYLREMQKELAEHK, from the coding sequence ATGAAGAAGATTCAGGCGAATGATGTTTACGGTTCGATTCAAGAATGGGTGGTTCCCGCGGAGAAAGTGGCCAACGTGCAAATCGGCAATCCGCTTGACCACGCGTTGCTTGTCTTAATAAAAACGGGATATTCAGCGATACCCGTTCTTGACTCGTCATCGTGTTTAAAAGGGTTGATCAGCAAAACGATGATTCTCGATTTTGCACTTGGGTTGGAACGCATTGAATTTGATAAATTGACAAACCATCAAGTAGAAGAAGTGATGAGGAAAGACGTGCCTACCGTACGTGAAAACGAGGCTTTTTTGCGTGCCTTGAAACTGTCGATCGACAGCCCGTTTTTGTGCGTCATCAATGACAGCGGTTATTTTCAAGGCATTTTGCCAAGAAGCGCGGTCTTGAAATTTGTCAATCATTATTTAAGAGAAATGCAGAAAGAATTGGCTGAACATAAGTAA